From a region of the Helianthus annuus cultivar XRQ/B chromosome 5, HanXRQr2.0-SUNRISE, whole genome shotgun sequence genome:
- the LOC110943539 gene encoding serpin-ZX codes for MASSSSLISNQTNVSTALGTLLLTNNQHSNVVFSPLSIQTLLSLLAAGSKDQTLDQLLAFLKVDTKDDLNSLYSELVSLILADGSPVGGPRLSFANAVWVHKTLPLKPSFKQVVDTVYKGTCEQADFEKAVEVASEVNLWGQKQTNGLINQVISAEQVKNGIMLILANAIYFKGTWTQKFNKSWTIERYFHLLNGSKVKVPFMTSSKNQFVREYDGFKVLGLPYYQGQDNRKFSMYFYLSDAKDGLPSLIKKIGSTSNFIEHHIPPFKAMVREFFIPKFKIEFGFEASDMLKELGLVLPFGVGHHVTEMVDSPVGTGLYVPEIHQKSVVEVNEEGTEAAAVSFGVMSFGCAATVPKVVDFVADHPFLFVIREDVTRIVLFMGQVSDPSLSI; via the exons ATGGCTTCCTCTTCTTCCCTGATCAGCAACCAAACCAATGTCTCAACCGCACTCGGAACCCTACTTCTCACCAATAATCAACACTCCAACGTTGTCTTCTCGCCCCTTTCCATCCAGACCCTCCTGAGCTTACTAGCCGCCGGTTCCAAAGATCAAACACTCGACCAACTTCTCGCTTTCCTTAAAGTGGATACGAAGGATGACCTCAACTCTCTTTATTCGGAACTTGTGTCCTTGATATTGGCCGATGGTAGCCCAGTTGGCGGACCTAGATTGTCTTTTGCAAACGCGGTTTGGGTTCACAAAACCCTTCCTCTCAAACCTTCTTTCAAACAGGTTGTTGACACCGTTTATAAAGGGACTTGCGAGCAAGCCGATTTCGAGAAG GCTGTAGAGGTAGCCAGTGAAGTGAATTTATGGGGTCAAAAGCAAACAAATGGCCTCATCAATCAAGTCATTAGTGCTGAACAAGTTAAAAATGGCATAATGCTCATCCTTGCAAATGCTATCTACTTCAAGGGAACATGGACTCAGAAGTTTAACAAGTCATGGACTATAGAACGTTACTTTCACCTCCTCAATGGCAGCAAAGTTAAAGTCCCCTTCATGACCAGCTCCAAAAATCAGTTCGTGCGTGAATATGATGGTTTTAAAGTATTGGGTCTTCCATATTACCAAGGCCAGGATAACCGGAAGTTTTCAATGTACTTTTACCTCAGTGATGCAAAAGACGGGCTTCCGTCCTTGATAAAGAAGATCGGTTCCACATCCAACTTTATTGAACATCACATTCCACCTTTTAAAGCAATGGTCAGGGAGTTTTTTATACCAAAATTTAAGATTGAATTCGGGTTTGAAGCTTCTGATATGTTGAAGGAATTAGGGCTTGTATTGCCTTTTGGCGTTGGACATCATGTCACCGAAATGGTTGACTCACCTGTTGGTACAGGCCTTTATGTACCGGAAATCCACCAAAAATCCGTTGTGGAGGTGAATGAAGAAGGTACAGAAGCTGCAGCGGTCAGTTTTGGAGTGATGTCATTTGGATGTGCAGCAACGGTACCTAAAGTTGTTGATTTTGTGGCGGATCACCCGTTTTTGTTTGTGATTAGAGAAGATGTGACCAGGATTGTGTTGTTTATGGGACAGGTAAGTGACCCTAGCTTAAGTATCTAG